One Amycolatopsis thermophila DNA segment encodes these proteins:
- a CDS encoding methyltransferase domain-containing protein produces the protein MTDDRWGGAGPGAPGERGTTRCAPDWLALREPADAAARATALLAPLREHLTGRPDGPDPAQSGPHEPRLVIRDLGCGTGSMARWLAPRLPVPQHWVLHDSDPHLLARASVAGAGVTFQTLEGDLTGLDLTGTSLLVTSALLDLLTPAEVDTLAAACAAAGCPALLTLSVAGRVELTPEDPLDAEVAAAFDDHQRRGGLLGPDAVAFATRAFERRGAIVHRAPSPWRLGRSEQALTGQWLRGWVAAAHQQDPRLPASDYTRRRLAALAAGELRVVVHHTDLLAIGAR, from the coding sequence GTGACCGACGACCGATGGGGCGGCGCGGGCCCCGGCGCGCCCGGCGAGCGGGGTACCACGCGCTGCGCCCCGGACTGGCTGGCGCTCCGCGAACCCGCCGACGCCGCCGCCCGCGCGACCGCGCTGCTCGCTCCCCTGCGCGAACACCTGACCGGACGCCCGGACGGCCCGGACCCCGCGCAGTCCGGACCGCACGAACCGCGCCTGGTCATCCGGGACCTCGGGTGCGGCACCGGCTCGATGGCGCGCTGGCTGGCTCCCCGGCTGCCGGTCCCGCAGCACTGGGTCCTCCACGACAGCGACCCGCACCTGCTCGCCCGCGCTTCGGTCGCCGGGGCGGGGGTGACGTTCCAGACGCTGGAAGGTGATCTCACCGGCCTCGACCTGACCGGGACCTCGCTGCTGGTCACCTCCGCGCTGCTCGACCTGCTCACGCCGGCCGAGGTGGACACCCTCGCCGCCGCGTGCGCCGCGGCCGGGTGCCCGGCGCTGCTGACGTTGTCGGTGGCCGGGCGGGTCGAGCTGACGCCGGAGGACCCGCTCGACGCCGAGGTCGCCGCCGCCTTCGACGACCACCAGCGCCGCGGCGGCCTGCTGGGCCCGGACGCGGTGGCGTTCGCGACCCGGGCCTTCGAACGCCGCGGCGCGATCGTCCACCGTGCGCCGAGCCCGTGGCGCCTCGGGCGGTCGGAGCAGGCGCTGACCGGGCAGTGGTTGCGCGGCTGGGTCGCCGCGGCGCACCAGCAGGACCCGCGCCTCCCCGCGTCGGACTACACCCGGCGACGGCTGGCCGCCCTGGCCGCCGGTGAGCTGCGTGTCGTGGTGCACCACACCGACCTGCTCGCGATCGGGGCCCGCTGA
- a CDS encoding CDP-alcohol phosphatidyltransferase family protein, producing the protein MIVRTQRGTIPARQEQALAAGALLVQLTALDLTLGLGTAGWLAGAGYGAGLWALLAAALRRAGRSALTPADRVTLARATVAGGVVALVAGGSTGPVLVAFAAVALALDAVDGRIARRTGTVSPLGARFDMEVDAFLILVLSIAAAASLGPWVLVIGAMRYAFVVAGWVAPWLRGALPPDLPRKAVAAAQGIALVVVVADVLPSSWVVAAGALAALVWSFGRDVGWLWRTR; encoded by the coding sequence ATGATCGTCCGGACCCAGCGTGGCACGATTCCGGCCCGCCAGGAACAGGCACTGGCCGCCGGTGCCCTGCTGGTGCAGCTGACCGCCCTCGACCTGACCCTCGGCCTGGGCACGGCGGGCTGGCTCGCCGGTGCGGGGTACGGCGCCGGCCTGTGGGCGCTGCTCGCCGCCGCGCTGCGCCGGGCCGGCAGGTCCGCCCTGACCCCCGCGGACCGCGTCACCCTGGCCCGCGCGACGGTCGCCGGCGGTGTCGTGGCGCTGGTGGCCGGCGGGAGCACCGGCCCGGTGCTCGTCGCGTTCGCCGCGGTGGCGCTCGCCCTCGACGCGGTGGACGGCCGCATCGCCCGGCGCACGGGGACGGTGTCGCCGCTCGGCGCGCGCTTCGACATGGAGGTCGACGCGTTCCTCATACTCGTGCTCAGCATCGCGGCCGCGGCGTCGCTGGGGCCGTGGGTGCTGGTGATCGGCGCGATGCGGTACGCGTTCGTGGTGGCCGGGTGGGTGGCGCCGTGGCTGCGGGGCGCGTTGCCGCCGGACCTTCCGCGCAAGGCGGTCGCGGCGGCGCAGGGGATCGCGCTGGTCGTCGTGGTGGCGGACGTGCTGCCGTCGTCGTGGGTCGTGGCCGCGGGCGCGCTCGCGGCGCTGGTGTGGTCGTTCGGCCGTGATGTGGGGTGGCTGTGGCGCACCCGGTGA
- a CDS encoding glycosyltransferase family 4 protein gives MIFVLPGDIDDPELPSGGNVYDRRIVAGLRQLGRPVREVAVPGAWPSPGAGARALLDRELAAVPAGALVVIDGLVACGVPEVVVPHAARLRLVVLVHMPLGDETGAAAALDARERTTLHAARAVVTMSAGTARRLRRHHGLSRVHVVPPGTDPAPVSAGSELLCVASLTPHKGQDTLVEALAAVADLDWRCRLVGPLRRAPSFAARVRELIARHDLTSRVVVTGPLTGPALDRAYERAGLLVLPSRSETYGMVVAEALARGIPVLASAGAEALGRAADGSLPGILVPPGDVPALAGALRSWLTSPSLRGSLRRSARLRRGALPDWTTAARTMDRVLGELEPPPPG, from the coding sequence GTGATCTTCGTCCTGCCGGGTGACATCGACGATCCGGAGCTGCCCAGCGGCGGCAACGTCTACGACCGGCGGATCGTCGCGGGGTTGCGGCAGCTCGGCAGGCCGGTGCGGGAGGTGGCCGTACCGGGCGCGTGGCCGTCTCCCGGCGCCGGGGCGCGGGCCCTGCTGGACCGTGAGCTGGCGGCGGTGCCGGCGGGCGCGCTGGTGGTGATCGACGGGCTGGTGGCCTGCGGGGTGCCGGAGGTCGTGGTGCCGCACGCCGCCCGCCTGCGGCTGGTCGTGCTGGTGCACATGCCACTCGGGGACGAGACCGGGGCGGCGGCGGCGCTGGACGCGCGGGAGCGCACGACGCTGCACGCGGCGCGGGCGGTGGTGACCATGAGCGCGGGCACGGCACGGCGGTTGAGGCGGCACCACGGGTTGTCCCGGGTGCACGTGGTGCCGCCGGGGACGGACCCGGCGCCGGTGTCGGCGGGGTCGGAGCTGCTGTGCGTGGCGTCCCTCACCCCGCACAAGGGACAGGACACCCTGGTCGAGGCGCTCGCCGCGGTGGCGGATCTGGACTGGCGGTGCCGGCTGGTGGGGCCGCTGCGCCGGGCGCCGTCGTTCGCGGCGCGGGTACGGGAGCTGATCGCGCGGCACGACCTGACCTCCCGGGTGGTCGTGACCGGTCCGCTGACGGGCCCCGCGCTGGACCGCGCGTACGAGCGGGCCGGTCTGCTGGTGCTGCCGTCGCGGTCGGAAACGTACGGCATGGTCGTGGCCGAGGCACTGGCGCGCGGAATCCCGGTCCTGGCCTCCGCCGGGGCCGAAGCACTGGGCCGGGCGGCGGACGGATCGCTGCCCGGAATCCTGGTGCCACCCGGCGACGTGCCCGCGCTGGCCGGGGCTCTGCGGTCCTGGCTCACCTCGCCGTCGTTGCGCGGGTCACTGCGCCGGTCGGCCCGCCTGCGCCGGGGCGCGCTGCCGGACTGGACCACCGCGGCGCGGACGATGGACCGGGTGCTCGGCGAGCTGGAGCCACCGCCGCCCGGGTGA
- a CDS encoding zinc-dependent alcohol dehydrogenase, with protein MTRAAQAFWFSSPGVGEIRPVDLAPPGPGEVEVRTLFSGVSRGTETLVFRGGVPESQHELMRAPFQEGDFPAPVKYGYLNVGVVEQGPPELLGRTVFTLFPHQTRFVVPAGAVTVVPEAVPAGRAILAGTVETAVNALWDAAPLIGDRIAVVGGGMVGCAVAALLARFPAVRVQLVDVDPSRAAVAAALGVEFARPEDATPGCDLVVHTSGTDSGLTLALELLAAEGEVVELSWYGDRRVSVPLGEFFHSRRLVVRSSQVGMVSPARRSRRAFADRLALALDLLADPVFDTLITGECAFEDLPSVLPELASGDIPALCHRVVYQEVPCSA; from the coding sequence ATGACACGTGCCGCACAGGCGTTCTGGTTCAGTTCGCCGGGGGTGGGTGAGATCCGGCCGGTCGACCTGGCGCCGCCGGGACCGGGCGAAGTCGAGGTCAGGACCCTGTTCTCGGGCGTGAGCCGGGGCACCGAGACGCTCGTCTTCCGCGGTGGCGTGCCGGAGAGCCAGCACGAGCTGATGCGGGCGCCCTTCCAGGAGGGCGACTTCCCGGCGCCGGTGAAGTACGGCTACCTCAACGTCGGCGTGGTGGAGCAGGGGCCGCCCGAACTGCTGGGCCGCACGGTGTTCACGCTGTTCCCGCACCAGACGCGGTTCGTCGTGCCGGCCGGCGCGGTGACCGTCGTGCCGGAGGCGGTGCCCGCGGGGCGGGCGATCCTCGCCGGCACGGTCGAGACCGCGGTGAACGCATTGTGGGACGCCGCGCCGCTGATCGGCGACCGGATCGCGGTGGTCGGCGGCGGCATGGTCGGCTGCGCGGTCGCGGCGCTGCTGGCCCGCTTCCCGGCGGTGCGGGTGCAACTGGTCGACGTCGACCCGTCGCGCGCGGCGGTGGCGGCGGCCCTGGGCGTGGAGTTCGCGCGGCCCGAGGACGCCACGCCCGGCTGTGACCTGGTGGTCCACACGAGCGGCACGGACTCCGGGCTGACGCTGGCGCTGGAGCTGCTCGCCGCGGAGGGCGAGGTCGTGGAGCTGAGCTGGTACGGCGACCGGCGCGTGAGCGTGCCGCTCGGCGAGTTCTTCCACTCCCGGCGACTGGTGGTGCGCAGCAGCCAGGTCGGGATGGTCTCCCCCGCCCGGCGGTCGCGGCGGGCGTTCGCCGACCGGCTCGCGCTCGCGCTGGACCTGCTCGCCGACCCGGTTTTCGACACACTGATCACCGGCGAGTGCGCGTTCGAGGACCTGCCGTCGGTGCTGCCGGAGCTGGCCTCGGGCGACATCCCCGCGCTCTGCCACCGCGTCGTCTACCAGGAGGTTCCGTGTTCAGCGTGA
- a CDS encoding 6-pyruvoyl trahydropterin synthase family protein has product MFSVTVRDHVMVAHSFRGEVFGPAQRLHGATFVVDATFRRAELDADNIVVDIGLATEQLRAVLAGLNYRNLDDLPEFAGVNTSTEFLAKVIADRLAGRVHEGALGDGASGLAGISVTLHESHVAWASYDRDLRPAG; this is encoded by the coding sequence GTGTTCAGCGTGACGGTCCGCGACCACGTGATGGTCGCCCACAGCTTCCGCGGCGAGGTGTTCGGCCCGGCGCAGCGCCTGCACGGCGCGACGTTCGTGGTGGACGCGACGTTCCGCCGCGCCGAGCTGGACGCGGACAACATCGTGGTCGACATCGGGCTGGCGACCGAGCAGCTGCGCGCCGTGCTGGCCGGCCTGAACTACCGGAACCTGGACGATCTGCCGGAGTTCGCCGGGGTCAACACGTCGACGGAGTTCCTGGCGAAGGTGATCGCCGACCGGCTCGCCGGCCGGGTGCACGAGGGTGCGCTGGGCGACGGCGCGTCGGGGCTGGCGGGGATTTCGGTGACCCTGCACGAATCGCACGTGGCGTGGGCGAGCTACGACCGTGATCTTCGTCCTGCCGGGTGA